One part of the Arabidopsis thaliana chromosome 1 sequence genome encodes these proteins:
- the PUB19 gene encoding ARM repeat superfamily protein (ARM repeat superfamily protein; FUNCTIONS IN: ubiquitin-protein ligase activity, binding, zinc ion binding; INVOLVED IN: protein ubiquitination; LOCATED IN: ubiquitin ligase complex; EXPRESSED IN: 6 plant structures; EXPRESSED DURING: 4 anthesis, petal differentiation and expansion stage; CONTAINS InterPro DOMAIN/s: Zinc finger, RING-type (InterPro:IPR001841), U box domain (InterPro:IPR003613), Armadillo-like helical (InterPro:IPR011989), Armadillo (InterPro:IPR000225), Armadillo-type fold (InterPro:IPR016024); BEST Arabidopsis thaliana protein match is: plant U-box 18 (TAIR:AT1G10560.1); Has 2852 Blast hits to 2737 proteins in 198 species: Archae - 2; Bacteria - 22; Metazoa - 274; Fungi - 109; Plants - 2200; Viruses - 3; Other Eukaryotes - 242 (source: NCBI BLink).): MIHTPTGSSRRILTFPAVNPCESISLTTLVDSLLQLAGEILSFKPKHFSTNKRSVKETLRHVQTLVIFFEELRIQIRVGSIPAGRSVILSLSELHVIFQKLKFLLDDCTRDGAKLYMLMNSGQVSAHFRDLTRSISTSLDTFPVRSVDLPGEVNELIYLVMRQTRKSEARPDRDDKRAIDSVYWFFNLFENRINPNSDEILRVLDHIGVRKWRDCVKEIDFLREEISVGKKSNIEIELLSNLMGFICYCRCVILRGIDVDDEEKDKEEDDLMMVRSLNVDDLRCPISLEIMSDPVVLESGHTYDRSSITKWFASGNITCPKTGKTLVSTVLVDNFSVKQVIQSYSKQNGVVMGQKGKKKVDVAESLAAEEAGKLTAEFLAGELIKGDEEEMVKALVEIRILTKTSTFYRSCLVEAGVVESLMKILRSDDPRIQENAMAGIMNLSKDIAGKTRIVGEDGGGLRLIVEVLNDGARRESRQYAAAALFYLSSLGDYSRLIGEISDAIPGLVRIVKSCDYGDSAKRNALIAIRSLLMNQPDNHWRILAAGIVPVLLDLVKSEEISDGVTADSMAILAKMAEYPDGMISVLRRGGLKLAVKILGSSEVSPATKQHCVALLLNLCHNGGSDVVGSLAKNPSIMGSLYTASSNGELGGGKKASALIKMIHEFQERKTGPGEPVLERERFVHAW; the protein is encoded by the coding sequence ATGATCCATACACCAACCGGGTCGAGTCGTCGGATTCTGACCTTTCCGGCGGTGAATCCATGCGAATCGATCTCTTTAACCACTCTCGTCGACTCACTTTTACAACTCGCCGGCGAGATTCTTAGCTTCAAACCAAAACACTTCTCTACCAACAAAAGAAGTGTTAAAGAAACTCTCCGACATGTTCAAACTCTTGTGATCTTCTTTGAAGAGCTCCGGATTCAAATCCGAGTCGGGTCAATACCGGCGGGTCGTTCGGTAATCTTGAGCCTTTCAGAGCTTCACGTCATCTTCCAGAAACTCAAGTTCCTACTAGACGACTGTACAAGAGATGGAGCTAAGCTATATATGTTAATGAACTCCGGTCAAGTCTCGGCTCATTTCCGGGATTTGACCCGATCCATATCCACTAGCCTCGACACGTTTCCAGTCAGGTCTGTTGACTTACCTGGAGAAGTTAATGAGCTAATCTATCTAGTAATGCGTCAGACTCGAAAATCCGAAGCAAGACCCGACCGAGACGACAAACGAGCTATAGACTCTGTTTATTGGTTCTTTAATCTGTTTGAGAACAGAATTAATCCGAATTCTGATGAAATACTCCGAGTTCTTGATCACATTGGTGTAAGAAAATGGAGAGATTGTGTCAAAGAGATCGATTTTTTACGAGAAGAGATCTCCGTGGGGAAGAAGAGTAACATCGAAATCGAGCTTCTCAGCAACTTAATGGGGTTCATATGTTACTGCAGATGTGTTATACTTCGAGGcattgatgttgatgatgaagagaaagacaaggaagaagatgatttgatGATGGTTCGAAGTTTAAACGTTGATGATCTTCGTTGTCCGATTTCTCTAGAGATCATGAGTGATCCAGTGGTTTTAGAATCAGGACACACTTATGATCGGAGCTCTATCACAAAGTGGTTCGCTTCCGGTAACATTACGTGCCCTAAAACCGGTAAAACTTTGGTTAGTACTGTGTTGGTGGATAACTTCTCTGTCAAGCAAGTGATTCAAAGCTACTCCAAGCAAAACGGTGTAGTTATGGGTCaaaaggggaagaagaaggtggatgTGGCGGAGAGTTTAGCGGCGGAAGAAGCTGGAAAACTAACGGCGGAGTTTCTCGCCGGAGAATTGATCAAgggagacgaagaagagatgGTTAAAGCATTAGTGGAGATTCGAATTCTCACCAAGACGAGTACTTTTTACAGATCGTGTTTAGTGGAAGCTGGAGTTGTTGAATCGTTGATGAAGATTCTTCGTTCGGATGATCCGAGGATCCAAGAGAACGCCATGGCTGGGATTATGAATTTATCGAAAGATATCGCCGGAAAAACTCGAATCGTCGGAGAAGACGGTGGTGGATTAAGGCTAATCGTTGAGGTTTTAAACGATGGTGCGAGAAGAGAGAGCAGACAATACGCAGCAGCTGCTCTGTTTTATCTATCTTCTCTCGGAGATTACAGCAGATTGATCGGAGAAATCTCTGATGCGATTCCGGGATTGGTGAGAATCGTTAAAAGTTGCGATTACGGTGATTCAGCGAAACGCAACGCGTTAATCGCGATTCGGAGTTTGTTAATGAACCAACCTGATAATCACTGGCGGATCCTCGCCGCCGGAATTGTTCCTGTTCTTCTAGATTTAGTGAAATCGGAGGAGATTAGCGACGGAGTTACGGCGGACTCGATGGCGATTTTAGCGAAAATGGCTGAGTATCCCGACGGGATGATATCAGTGCTCCGTCGTGGGGGATTAAAACTCGCGGTGAAGATATTGGGTTCGTCGGAGGTTTCGCCGGCGACGAAACAGCATTGTGTTGCTCTGCTTTTGAATCTGTGTCATAACGGCGGAAGTGACGTCGTTGGGTCTCTGGCTAAGAATCCGTCTATCATGGGGTCGCTTTACACGGCGTCAAGTAACGGAGAGTTGGGAGGTGGGAAAAAGGCAAGTGCTCTAATTAAAATGATCCACGAGTTTCAGGAGAGGAAAACCGGTCCGGGTGAACCGGTTCTAGAAAGAGAACGGTTTGTCCACGCCTGGTGA
- a CDS encoding splicing factor PWI domain-containing protein / RNA recognition motif (RRM)-containing protein yields MVRPGFIMRPPGTIGAVQLAPRPLIPGMPGLRPVMPPMVRPASLPFVTPAEKPQTTIYIGKIATVENDFMMSILEFCGHVKSCLRAEDPTTKKPKGFGFYEFESAEGILRAIRLLTQRTIDGQELLVNVNQATKEYLLKYVEKKIETAKKAKESQGTKENQAEGPESEQDKLESADNETGKDGESKIKENIDIANSAVLTDEEREADREAMEKIETAIEERLKSNPLPPPPPPPADGSGMEFAFKSKDGDSNTDVARSDAAANDVETSGEHNRPDTSSPDWSKRNDRRSRERGEKEQEMDRYEREAERERSRKEREQRRKLEDAERAYQTRLRQWERREREKEKERQYEKEKEKEKERKRKKEIRYEEEEEEDDDDSRRRWHRAALDERRRRQLREKEDDLADRLKEEEEVAEAKRSAEEQNLQQQQLDALRILSGQAAIGSETVQTSPIENDHKATLQTVGESANEHHAADFEENGSGNESMAIDNNSGSEAHAPSKKLGFGLVGSGKRTSVPSVFYEEDEDEARKAKKMKPLVPIDYSTEEQEAVAHGGSGNTPPHLALAAEFAKRISSTNPKEETIETEKQRSRRSHDKASHRDRERERERDRDRDRVRDRGDGHSGPTKDAKESGKAKIIDTKFLDAKQLIDTIPKTKEDLFSYEINWAMYDKHQVHERMRPWISKKIMEFLGEEEATLVDFIVSNTQQHVQASQMLELLQSILDEEAEMFVLKMWRMLIFEIKRVEAGVPVKSKA; encoded by the exons ATGGTTCGTCCTGGATTCATTATGCGGCCGCCTGGTACAATCGGTGCTGTTCAACTAGCACCACGACCCCTTATTCCAGGAATGCCTGGTCTCCGTCCTGTAATGCCTCCTATGGTTAGACCGgcttctcttccttttgtAACACCTGCAGAAAAGCCCCAGACCACAATTTACATTGGCAAGATAGCTACCGTGGAAAATGACTTTATGATGTCTATTCTTgag TTTTGTGGCCATGTCAAAAGCTGTTTACGTGCGGAAGATCCTACCACCAAGAAACCTAAAGGTTTTGGATTCTATGAATTTGAATCAGCTGAAGGGATTCTCCGCGCAATACGCCTGCTGACCCAACGTACTATAGATGGACAAGAGCTTTTG GTGAATGTTAATCAAGCAACAAAGGAGTATTTGCTAAAATATGTTGAGAAGAAAATAGAGACTGCAAAGAAAGCCAAGGAAAGTCAAGGAACCAAAGAGAACCAAGCTGAAGGTCCTGAGAGTGAGCAAGACAAGCTTGAGAGTGCTGATAATGAGACAGGGAAGGATGGAGAATCgaagattaaagaaaacatcGATATTGCGAATTCTGCTGTCCTAACTGATGAAGAAAGGGAAGCAGACAGAGAGGCTATGGAAAAGATTGAAACTGCTATTGAAGAAAGGTTAAAGTCCAACCCTTtgcctcctccaccaccaccacctgcTGATGGTTCAGGCATGGAATTTGCTTTCAAATCTAAGGATGGTGACTCCAACACTGACGTAGCTAGGAGTG ATGCCGCAGCAAATGATGTTGAGACTTCTGGAGAACACAATAGGCCTGACACAAGCTCACCTGATTGGAGTAAGAGAAATGAccgaagaagcagagaaagagGTGAGAAGGAGCAAGAAATGGATAGATACGAGAGGGAGGCTGAAAGAGAACGGtcaaggaaagagagagagcaaagGAGGAAACTTGAGGATGCAGAGCGTGCTTACCAGACTCGTCTTCGACAATGGGAacgaagagaaagagaaaaggagaaggaacGACAGTacgagaaggagaaagagaaagagaaagagcgcaagaggaaaaaggaaatccgctatgaggaagaagaggaagaagacgatgatgattcaagaagaagatggcaTAGGGCTGCATtagatgagagaagaagacgacaacTAAGAGAAAAGGAGGATGACTTAGCTGATAGAttgaaagaagaggaagaggttGCTGAGGCGAAGAGGAGTGCCGAGGAGCAAAATTTGCAGCAACAGCAATTAGATGCCTTAAGAATCCTATCGGGACAGGCAGCTATTGGAAGCGAAACGGTTCAGACATCACCTATTGAAAATGATCACAAGGCAACTCTCCAAACTGTCGGTGAATCTGCCAATGAGCACCATGCAGCAG attttgaagaaaatggttCTGGTAATGAATCGATGGCTATCGATAATAATAGTGGATCAGAGGCACATGCTCCCTCAAAGAAATTAGGATTTGGGCTTGTGGGATCCGGAAAGCGAACTTCTGTGCCTTCTGTTTTCTAtgaggaggatgaagatgaagcacGTAAGGCTAAAAAGATGAAACCTTTGGTTCCTATAGATTACTCAACCGAGGAACAAGAGGCTGTGGCCCATGGTGGCTCAGGGAATACACCACCTCATTTGGCTTTAGCCGCTGAATTTGCAAAACGAATTTCGAGTACCAATCCCAAGGAAGAGACGATAGAAACCGAAAAACAAAGGAGCAGACGTTCTCATGATAAGGCAAGCCACCGGGACAGGGAAAGGGAAAGGGAAAGGGACAGGGACAGGGATAGAGTCAGGGACCGAGGTGACGGGCATAGTGGTCCCACCAAAGACGCCAAAGAGTCTGGAAAAGCAAAGATAATTGATACTAAGTTTCTGGATGCGAAACAATTGATAGATACAATCCCAAAGACAAAGgaagatttattttcttacgaGATAAACTGGGCTATGTATGACAAG CACCAAGTGCACGAAAGAATGAGACCATGGATCTCAAAGAAAATTATGGAGTTTCTCGGAGAAGAGGAAGCCACTCTGGTAGATTTCATCGTGTCAAACACTCAACAACACGTGCAGGCGTCTCAGATGCTTGAGCTGTTGCAATCAATTCTAGACGAAGAAGCTGAGATGTTTGTGCTGAAGATGTGGAGAATGCTCATCTTTGAGATCAAGCGGGTTGAAGCTGGAGTCCCGGTAAAATCCAAAGCCTGA